The proteins below are encoded in one region of Segatella copri:
- a CDS encoding MmcQ/YjbR family DNA-binding protein, with product MNIESVREYCLSLPLVTEAFPFDERTLVFRILGKIFACVDLERPEWVTMKCNADYALELREVHPEIEGAWHWNKKYWNQVNLYGTLEDDFIQALIRHSYSEVVKKLKKQEKLEHPEIMEVVE from the coding sequence ATGAATATAGAATCTGTTAGAGAGTATTGCCTCTCGCTTCCCCTCGTAACCGAGGCTTTTCCTTTTGATGAGCGGACCTTGGTGTTTCGCATTTTGGGCAAGATCTTTGCCTGTGTTGATCTGGAGCGCCCCGAGTGGGTTACGATGAAATGTAATGCCGATTACGCCCTCGAACTCCGGGAAGTGCATCCCGAAATAGAAGGCGCATGGCATTGGAATAAGAAATACTGGAATCAGGTAAACCTTTATGGCACGCTGGAAGATGATTTCATCCAGGCCCTGATTCGCCACAGCTATTCCGAAGTGGTGAAGAAGCTCAAGAAACAGGAAAAGCTTGAGCATCCTGAAATCATGGAGGTGGTAGAGTAG